The genomic interval ataaaaaattttacaactttgtttatatatatatatatatattgatcatGAATAAGTCAATATTATCACTCACTGTTTATTTGGATATCAATCTAAACCCATTAATTATTCTTCTTCAAACATCTTCAGCCTTACCCACACTCTATGGCAAATCTACGCCACGTTACTTTCGCGCCTTGTCTTCTTCTAGATTCTTTGCCTAACATGTTATTCATCGAAAATATCTATGTTTCctcatttgaaataattttccaCACCATCTCgatccctatatatatatatatatatatgcatactacttttcttcttcaatcctAGCTACCTTCcgcatagaagaagaagaagaaacaactaCAATGAAGTTGTTGATGAGCTCTGTGTCAACTTTGGCTCTTATTCTTTTCACGGTGCTGGCAACAATCCATTCCTCCCAAGCGCAAAACGCGCCGCAAGACTACGTGAACGCCCACAACGCCGCCCGTGCCCAGGTGGGCGTCGGGCCGATCGCCTGGGACGAAACCGTGGCGGCCTTCGCCCAGAACTACGCCAACCAGAGGATCGGCGACTGCAATCTTGTGCACTCGGGCGGCGGCGGGATGTACGGGGAGAACCTGGCGAAAGGCGGTGGCGACTTCACGGGGAAGGCGGCGGTGGACCTGTGGGTAGCGGAGAAGCCGTTCTACGACTACAACTCGAACTCGTGCGCGGCGGGGAAGCAGTGCCTGCACTACACGCAGGTGGTGTGGAGGAACTCGGTGAAGGTGGGGTGCGCTAAGGTTAGGtgtgatgatggtttttgggaccgaccaccacgtgctacctctgcgactggacctcgggaatggaacctcggactcggggatgtcggacctcgggtgtaggacctgcaagacaatggagggccggggcttggatcccccggggtggactccgacgctcaaatcagtagagtgaATGCAGgtagtagtaaatgagagagctgtagagtttgaatatacctggcgagagtccttgtcttttataggcgaacccgttttggggtacccgagatgagcgggcacgaccccCGAGAATTCTGGTCAgattggaacgggtcttgcggttcggcctagatttctcgggctccgctccggagtgttgacttgccacgtgtcggtctctctgGTGATCCACGTGGCTGGTGAGACTATTAGTGCGTATGAatattctagtaattttaggtaatgccacGTCAAGGTGCAACAGTGGCTGATGGTTCATCACCTGCAACTATGCCCCTCCGGGCAACTACGCCGGCCAGAAGCCTTACTGAATGGATCTAATAATCAACCATCTATATATgatcatgcatgcatacatGGTTAACTAGCTAAATGAATAAAACTTGTAATGGTGAAAAGGAAGCgatatagataaataaataaataaataattttattttactggAGGTATATctatgtgtgtttgtgtatgtgCAAGTcaatgaatgaatttgatacTACTTTTGTTTtccgttttcattattttaacaacaaaaacaaaaatagtatGCACacattttatcttaaaatttttgaagagGGTCGGCTCAAGAACAAGGTCACTACGGCCTAAGCCTAGACCTAGAGCCTCCAAAAAAGATGGGtcctaaaaaattttcaaaaccagCCCGAAAAAGGAGACtgttgtttaaaatttatttatttttaattaataattaataattgaaaagaatgaaagataaataattaaaaataaataaattattgttttttaaaGCCCCCTAAATTAATAATGACATGGGCCCCTAATCCCTTGAGCCGGCCTTGctttcaaaacaaagaaaaattatttttacatttttgttatagttttcatttcttttccctcGAGTGCTAGCTCCTCCTTGTTGGCAACTAACCAGTGTCATTCAAAAGTCCCGGCAATTTAATTAACCGGCGAGCTCCTGATTGAAAGAAGACTAGAAGAAGAGGGACAATGACCTCCAATGCCTTCTCCACTTGCTACCAAATTTATAGATAATTAagataactaaattaattaattaattacaaaaaaaaaaaacttgcagttatcaaaccaaaaacaaaaatctaaaaacagAGATCAGAAATTTAAGACTTTGTCAAACAAATccttaaattaatcaaattttaatttttaaggcATTGATGCATTCAACgagtttcttttgaaaattaaacaagCCCTACTCTTTTATTTCTCATCACCTTCTCTTATCGCTTTCATTTGTAGACTTCAACATCAAATCACTTAATCGATAagcaattcttttaaaaattactcATTCAATCATTTTGTCTAGGTCCattttgttacaaatatatatatatatatattatctaataaCAAtcaaagtgtatatatatatataaaggattAAAGGCATTATCTAATTATAACCATAACTTATCTAAATGAAAAGTTACATGAAATCATCCCATATATCAATgctataacaaaaaaaatgcaatattgtGATGGAAGAAATAGATACCtacattttacatttttactAATTGTTAGCACcatttaaccaaaaaaataaaaactgcaATAAGGGATCTCATT from Diospyros lotus cultivar Yz01 chromosome 8, ASM1463336v1, whole genome shotgun sequence carries:
- the LOC127808232 gene encoding pathogenesis-related leaf protein 6-like, encoding MKLLMSSVSTLALILFTVLATIHSSQAQNAPQDYVNAHNAARAQVGVGPIAWDETVAAFAQNYANQRIGDCNLVHSGGGGMYGENLAKGGGDFTGKAAVDLWVAEKPFYDYNSNSCAAGKQCLHYTQVVWRNSVKVGCAKVRCDDGFWDRPPRATSATGPREWNLGLGDVGPRV